A single Streptomyces mirabilis DNA region contains:
- a CDS encoding DUF3068 domain-containing protein, whose translation MRRKPSPLALVLLGLGTFLLVLAPMLAWYVEPRAAVNPIDIDTTAVYTGTGAYFDTAQIQTLYDKRITITQQVRGDVADSEHSGRAVWDVTTTVDTDKSLPAADPHDALEFFPNRWVTDRKTNQPVHCCQENPHFEGDAYLKFPFDVQKHAYRWWDNSLGAPITLAYRGTKKIQGYTGYRFTGTVPPTKIGTRLVPGSIVDLPGRPQVLAEEWYSNHGIELVVDQRTGRVLYAQVGPRRTLRAPGSTYDSTLLLDADKLAFTTATQKDQVKQAKKESGQLRLVGQTLPIGAGVLGFALAAVGGVLVVRGRRDPGSPGNSPSPLTM comes from the coding sequence ATGCGCCGGAAACCCTCACCCCTCGCACTGGTCCTGCTCGGCCTCGGCACGTTTCTGCTCGTACTGGCCCCGATGCTCGCGTGGTACGTGGAACCGCGGGCCGCCGTGAATCCCATCGACATCGACACGACCGCCGTCTACACCGGCACGGGCGCCTATTTCGACACCGCGCAGATCCAGACCCTGTACGACAAGCGGATCACCATCACCCAGCAGGTCAGAGGCGATGTCGCCGACAGTGAGCACAGCGGGCGCGCCGTCTGGGACGTGACGACGACGGTCGACACGGACAAGTCGCTGCCCGCGGCCGACCCGCACGACGCGCTGGAGTTCTTCCCGAACCGCTGGGTCACCGACCGGAAGACCAACCAGCCGGTGCACTGCTGCCAGGAGAATCCGCACTTCGAGGGCGACGCCTACCTCAAGTTCCCCTTCGACGTGCAGAAACACGCGTACCGCTGGTGGGACAACTCCCTCGGCGCACCGATCACGCTGGCCTACCGTGGCACCAAGAAGATCCAGGGCTACACGGGTTACCGCTTCACCGGCACGGTCCCCCCGACGAAGATCGGCACCCGGCTGGTGCCCGGCAGCATCGTCGACCTGCCGGGTCGCCCCCAGGTGCTGGCCGAGGAGTGGTACTCCAACCACGGCATCGAGCTGGTCGTCGACCAGCGCACCGGCCGGGTGCTCTACGCCCAGGTCGGTCCGCGCAGGACGTTGCGCGCCCCGGGTTCCACGTACGACTCGACGCTGCTCCTGGACGCCGACAAGCTGGCCTTCACCACGGCCACCCAGAAGGACCAGGTGAAGCAGGCGAAGAAGGAGAGCGGTCAACTGCGCCTGGTGGGGCAGACATTGCCGATAGGTGCCGGTGTGCTCGGGTTCGCCCTCGCCGCTGTGGGGGGCGTTTTGGTGGTACGAGGGCGACGGGATCCCGGTTCGCCCGGTAACTCCCCTTCACCACTCACGATGTGA
- a CDS encoding IclR family transcriptional regulator, translating to MGRLVPAVTRALDILELFLDGDGTLSAPDIVRKLQLPRTTVHELVTTLAARSYIVQVPGQPGRYRLGVRPYQLGSRYAEQLDLAAEGQQVARSVAETCDETVHVAILEGTDVIYIAKVDSTHAVRMVSAAGRRLPAHCTSVGKMLLASLPDVELTSRIPDNADLVAMTPNSITEPGALREALAEIRRRGVAVESRESNPDVSCVAAPVRDRTGQVVAALSISVPMIRWSDERRVELEQLAAKGAAELSERLGHRSVVG from the coding sequence GTGGGACGCCTCGTACCTGCCGTGACCCGAGCTCTCGACATACTCGAGCTCTTCCTCGACGGGGACGGGACGCTCTCCGCCCCCGACATCGTGCGCAAGCTCCAGCTTCCCCGGACGACGGTGCACGAGCTGGTCACCACGCTCGCCGCCCGCTCGTACATCGTGCAGGTTCCCGGCCAGCCGGGACGCTACCGCCTCGGGGTGCGCCCGTACCAGCTCGGGAGCCGGTACGCCGAGCAGCTGGACCTCGCCGCCGAGGGCCAGCAGGTCGCCCGGTCCGTCGCCGAGACCTGCGACGAGACCGTCCACGTGGCGATCCTGGAGGGCACGGACGTCATCTACATCGCGAAGGTCGACTCCACGCACGCCGTGCGCATGGTGTCCGCGGCGGGTCGGCGCCTGCCCGCCCACTGCACCTCCGTCGGCAAGATGCTGCTCGCCTCGCTTCCCGACGTCGAGCTGACCTCCCGTATCCCGGACAACGCGGACCTGGTCGCGATGACGCCGAACAGCATCACCGAGCCGGGCGCCCTGCGCGAGGCCCTCGCCGAGATCCGCCGCCGCGGCGTCGCCGTGGAGAGCCGCGAGTCGAACCCGGACGTCAGCTGCGTCGCCGCCCCGGTGCGCGACCGCACGGGCCAGGTCGTCGCCGCGCTCTCCATCTCCGTACCGATGATCCGCTGGAGCGACGAGCGCCGCGTGGAGCTGGAGCAGCTCGCCGCGAAGGGTGCCGCCGAGCTGTCCGAGCGGCTCGGCCACCGGAGCGTGGTGGGATGA
- a CDS encoding glycosyltransferase family 4 protein, whose amino-acid sequence MPQHVPSPLRAAVPRDAQSLPALPPQPRRIVFLAHRDLGNRSAGGSEILVDRLAEGLTSLGHQVTLVCGGPAAYHDYRVVSAGGDLGHFLRARSAFHRQVGGCDLLVEVCNGMPYLAPLWHHGPTLCLVNHVHTDLWRMRFGGPLAPAARIGRRLEHWALAGAQRGNLLVAVSPSTAHALRAIGVQRERIRVVHNGVEEPGPLAERSPEPLFVAMGRLVEYKRIDLLLRLWERVRPVTGGRLVIVGDGPERERLEQLAGPDVEFAGRVPEAEKHRLLCAAWLLLHPSAVEGWGLVVTEAAARETPAIAFDVPGLRDSVVDGETGVLARGESSFAAAWCTLALSAHRRTLMGKSARDRAAQYRWNNTVRQFRAVATEAATSWRR is encoded by the coding sequence ATGCCCCAGCACGTGCCCTCCCCGCTGCGCGCCGCGGTCCCGCGCGACGCGCAGTCCCTCCCGGCGCTTCCCCCACAGCCGCGCCGCATCGTCTTCCTCGCCCACCGGGACCTGGGAAACCGGTCCGCGGGCGGATCCGAGATCCTCGTCGACCGGCTCGCCGAGGGACTGACCTCGCTCGGCCACCAGGTCACCCTGGTGTGCGGCGGGCCCGCGGCCTACCACGACTACCGGGTCGTCTCGGCGGGCGGCGACCTGGGCCACTTCCTGCGCGCCCGCTCCGCCTTCCACCGTCAGGTCGGCGGCTGCGACCTGCTGGTCGAGGTCTGCAACGGCATGCCGTACCTGGCCCCGCTCTGGCACCACGGCCCCACCCTGTGCCTGGTCAACCACGTCCACACGGACCTGTGGCGGATGCGGTTCGGCGGGCCGCTGGCGCCCGCCGCCCGGATCGGCCGAAGACTCGAACACTGGGCACTGGCAGGCGCACAGCGCGGCAATCTGCTGGTCGCCGTCTCACCGTCGACGGCCCACGCGCTACGCGCGATCGGGGTGCAGCGGGAGCGCATCCGGGTCGTGCACAACGGGGTCGAGGAGCCGGGGCCGCTCGCCGAGCGCTCGCCGGAGCCGCTGTTCGTGGCGATGGGACGGCTCGTCGAGTACAAGCGGATCGATCTGCTCCTGCGGCTGTGGGAACGGGTCCGCCCCGTCACCGGAGGCCGGCTGGTGATCGTCGGCGACGGCCCCGAGCGGGAGAGACTGGAACAACTGGCCGGCCCCGACGTGGAGTTCGCCGGGCGTGTCCCGGAGGCCGAGAAGCACCGGCTGCTGTGCGCCGCGTGGCTGCTGCTGCATCCCTCCGCCGTGGAGGGCTGGGGCCTGGTGGTCACGGAGGCGGCGGCGCGCGAGACCCCGGCGATCGCCTTCGACGTGCCCGGTCTGCGCGACTCCGTGGTCGACGGCGAGACGGGTGTACTGGCCCGCGGTGAGTCCTCCTTCGCGGCGGCCTGGTGCACCCTCGCCCTGTCCGCCCACCGCCGCACCCTCATGGGCAAGTCCGCCCGCGACCGCGCGGCCCAGTACCGCTGGAACAACACGGTCCGCCAGTTCAGGGCGGTGGCCACGGAGGCGGCCACCTCCTGGCGGAGGTGA
- a CDS encoding class I SAM-dependent methyltransferase codes for MDGDPEIPRRAPAKSAPPAWKDPSFRRSFTLFRAFMREQDDPESCYSLLARDAADQVEAYGGVEGRTVVDVGGGGGYFTAEFRRRGAHAYLFEPDVRELGAKPDGSAVVADGYLLPLADGVADVTFSSNVLEHVADPQTFLSELVRVTRPDGLIYVSFTNWLSPWGGHEWAPWHYLGAERARARYHRRTGKPAKHTLGENLFAVHIGTTLRQVRARDDVTVVSARSRYWPILASAVTRAPGLREFATWNLLLILRRCPP; via the coding sequence ATGGACGGCGACCCCGAGATACCCCGCCGAGCCCCCGCCAAGAGCGCGCCCCCCGCATGGAAGGACCCCTCCTTCCGGCGTTCGTTCACGCTCTTCCGGGCCTTCATGCGGGAGCAGGACGACCCCGAGAGCTGCTATTCGTTGCTGGCCCGCGACGCAGCCGACCAGGTCGAGGCGTACGGCGGCGTCGAGGGACGTACCGTCGTGGACGTCGGGGGCGGCGGCGGGTACTTCACCGCGGAGTTCCGGCGGCGCGGGGCGCACGCGTATCTCTTCGAGCCGGACGTGCGTGAGTTGGGGGCGAAGCCCGACGGCTCGGCGGTCGTCGCGGACGGGTATCTGCTGCCGCTCGCGGACGGGGTCGCCGACGTCACCTTCTCCTCCAACGTCCTTGAGCACGTGGCCGATCCGCAGACGTTCCTGAGCGAACTGGTGCGCGTCACCCGGCCCGACGGGCTGATCTACGTCTCGTTCACCAACTGGCTCTCCCCGTGGGGCGGTCACGAGTGGGCGCCCTGGCACTACCTCGGCGCGGAGCGGGCGCGGGCCCGCTATCACCGCCGTACCGGAAAGCCCGCCAAGCACACCCTCGGCGAGAACCTCTTCGCCGTGCACATCGGCACCACCCTGCGGCAGGTGCGCGCCCGCGACGACGTCACGGTCGTCTCGGCGCGCTCCCGCTACTGGCCCATCCTCGCCTCCGCCGTCACCAGGGCGCCGGGGCTGCGGGAGTTCGCCACCTGGAACCTCCTCCTCATCCTCCGGCGGTGTCCACCATGA
- a CDS encoding alpha-(1->3)-arabinofuranosyltransferase — translation MTTTVQAPPPAAVRPVSTTSGPPHGPRSRRWLLGFWAVVFVLFLAVHPGRMTFDTKLGVALDPWQFLSDLGQLWHDRGGFGGIQDQYVGYVWPMLPFYGLCKLIHLPVWLAERLWLSIVVSVAFWGALRLAERLRIGNGSSRLLAAVAYALWPVFTIVVGSTSAAALPGAFLPWVLLPLTDERYSARVAALRSALVIPFMGGVNAAATLASLLPVGLYLLSRPRGPRQRKLITWWVPGVILATAWWVIPLLMLGVYGENFLPYVETSGTTTATMSATESLRGAGNWVAYLHFGEAWLPAGWTVAASVIVIVCSALAAGLGLAGLARRDMPERRWLVLTVLSVALLTLAGYGGAFGAPFHGVVQDWLNGWLVPFRNIYKFQTGLALALVFGLAHLAGVAAEPRGARPVHGRRYAPLVAAVLILPGLAWPYLNGSILNPGSFQQLPKYWQTTADWLKKYSPDSRALVVPATAHGLYTWGSPIDEPLDVLADSRWAERDYVPFGTPGNRRAMDAVEQALMTGSDVPGLGDYLSRAGLYYVVVRNDLDPDQVGYVPTQTVKRTLEQSGYQRVTGFGPVVTGGRIAHHTPLQVEGLYPRERAVEIYEPAGNGAPRPGQAGLSAIADTAVVSGGPEALLPLAADPSMRGRPAVLTGDNHPGLGTAAVQVVGDGLRRADTRFGLVNSNTSYTYTPDQRNDSGSAQDAGKKPHQILPTKGIEHQTVAELRGARSVTASSTGNWLFHLPQYDPVNAFDGNPDTAWAEGASGSANGQWLRIRFEGSLDMPKSFKVTPLPQDGMRSAATRVRVETEKGSATSYLEPDGTTQSVKAPAGATSWMKLTIVGSTARRAGLTGAGFSEIALPDVQVTRLLKLPTDAAGSDTAAEIVSLHRTTDPTGLAPTGTEAGLHRTFSTSTAGSYEVNASAVAITGDALDKLLYDVSPQQSNRIVATADSTTALGPGLDARNLTDGNLTTAWIAGDRPTIHLSWPDKKPVSSMVLAAAGGLSTRPTKIEIRSPDGDTVAGVDENGWARFDPITTNQLDITVTETAPLTLHNPVAGADLQLPVGLTEVYLPALAEYRTTQAVETQEFSLACGKGPTLAVDGKLYETSAKGTVGDLTERRPVQLTLCQEGSSKPVLDLGSGSHRVEAGDAGPLAVTDVTLTRGTVEAAAGAGRELRIVDWLGDRREVKVGSGAASYLTTYENYNDGWQATLGGKKLTPLRLDGWQQGWQIPAGAGGTVKLSYEPSTTYEAGLIGGGVGVAALAGLVLWRRREANTDEPQPAAPDAGLWLGTVALTLVGVVIAGPFALLVPALALLAWKRHALLVPIAFLALTGAGIAAATGAGSPPGASEGAFGPAAQLLALIGLFAALVSVQEPSGATPRGSRPVLPPGPPPGSEAPTAPLPRRRRGENGGPGTVEEKPDPETTSPGEKPGTQTKSLGETPARGPGRGATQAGAEAPAPGPDRASSPTISARGPGSAPAVRSPGSAPAVRGPDSAPREAGAGDTSAGEADAREVEPPTARIAFRKAGNPADDDTGRDEPR, via the coding sequence ATGACGACCACGGTCCAGGCTCCTCCCCCGGCGGCCGTCCGCCCCGTCTCGACCACGTCCGGCCCCCCGCACGGGCCGCGGTCCAGGCGCTGGCTGCTGGGGTTCTGGGCCGTGGTGTTCGTGCTGTTCCTGGCCGTGCACCCCGGACGCATGACGTTCGACACCAAGCTCGGTGTCGCGCTCGACCCCTGGCAGTTCCTGTCCGACCTGGGCCAGTTGTGGCACGACCGGGGCGGCTTCGGCGGCATCCAGGACCAGTACGTGGGTTACGTCTGGCCGATGCTGCCGTTCTACGGCCTGTGCAAGCTGATCCATCTCCCGGTGTGGCTGGCGGAACGGCTGTGGCTGTCGATCGTCGTGTCCGTCGCCTTCTGGGGCGCCCTGCGGCTGGCCGAACGGCTGCGGATCGGGAACGGTTCCTCCCGGCTGCTCGCCGCCGTCGCGTACGCGCTCTGGCCGGTCTTCACGATCGTCGTCGGCTCGACCTCCGCCGCCGCGCTCCCCGGCGCCTTCCTCCCCTGGGTCCTGCTCCCCCTCACCGACGAGCGCTACAGCGCCCGCGTCGCCGCCCTCCGCTCGGCGCTCGTCATTCCCTTCATGGGCGGCGTGAACGCGGCGGCGACCCTCGCCTCGCTGCTCCCCGTGGGGCTGTATCTGCTGTCCCGTCCACGTGGACCCCGACAGCGCAAGCTGATCACCTGGTGGGTGCCGGGCGTGATCCTGGCGACGGCCTGGTGGGTGATCCCGCTGCTGATGCTCGGGGTCTACGGCGAGAACTTCCTCCCGTACGTGGAGACCTCGGGGACCACGACCGCCACCATGTCGGCCACGGAGTCCCTGCGCGGCGCCGGGAACTGGGTCGCGTACCTCCACTTCGGCGAGGCCTGGCTGCCGGCGGGCTGGACCGTCGCCGCCTCGGTGATCGTGATCGTCTGCTCGGCGCTCGCGGCGGGACTCGGTCTCGCCGGGCTCGCCAGACGTGACATGCCCGAGCGCCGCTGGCTGGTCCTGACCGTGCTGTCGGTCGCGCTCCTCACCCTCGCGGGGTACGGCGGTGCGTTCGGCGCGCCCTTCCACGGCGTGGTCCAGGACTGGCTGAACGGCTGGCTGGTCCCCTTCCGCAACATCTACAAGTTCCAGACGGGCCTCGCGCTGGCCCTCGTGTTCGGCCTCGCGCATCTCGCCGGGGTCGCGGCGGAGCCACGCGGCGCCCGCCCCGTACACGGCCGCCGCTACGCGCCCCTCGTCGCGGCCGTGCTGATCCTGCCCGGCCTCGCCTGGCCGTACCTCAACGGATCGATCCTCAACCCGGGTTCCTTCCAGCAGCTCCCCAAGTACTGGCAGACCACCGCCGACTGGCTGAAGAAGTACTCGCCCGACTCCCGTGCCCTTGTCGTCCCCGCCACCGCGCACGGCCTCTACACCTGGGGCTCCCCCATCGACGAGCCCCTCGACGTGCTCGCCGACTCCCGCTGGGCCGAGCGGGACTACGTCCCCTTCGGCACCCCCGGCAACCGGCGTGCCATGGACGCCGTCGAGCAGGCGCTCATGACCGGCAGTGACGTCCCCGGCCTGGGGGACTATCTGAGCCGGGCCGGGCTCTACTACGTCGTCGTCCGCAACGACCTCGACCCCGACCAGGTCGGCTACGTCCCGACCCAGACCGTGAAGCGGACCCTGGAACAGTCGGGCTACCAGCGGGTCACCGGCTTCGGACCGGTCGTGACCGGCGGCCGGATCGCCCACCACACCCCGCTCCAGGTCGAGGGCCTCTACCCGCGCGAGCGCGCCGTCGAGATCTACGAACCGGCGGGCAACGGCGCACCGCGCCCCGGACAGGCCGGGCTGAGCGCCATCGCGGACACCGCCGTCGTCTCCGGCGGCCCCGAGGCGCTGCTGCCGCTGGCCGCCGACCCCTCGATGCGCGGCCGCCCCGCCGTACTGACCGGCGACAACCATCCCGGCCTCGGCACCGCCGCGGTCCAGGTGGTCGGCGACGGGCTGCGACGCGCCGACACCCGCTTCGGCCTGGTCAACTCCAACACCTCGTACACGTACACGCCCGACCAGCGCAACGACAGCGGCAGCGCCCAGGACGCCGGCAAGAAACCGCACCAGATCCTGCCGACCAAGGGCATCGAGCACCAGACGGTGGCCGAGCTGCGCGGCGCCCGCTCGGTGACCGCGTCCTCCACCGGCAACTGGCTGTTCCACCTCCCCCAGTACGACCCCGTGAACGCCTTCGACGGGAACCCCGACACCGCGTGGGCGGAGGGCGCGTCCGGGTCCGCGAACGGGCAGTGGCTACGGATCCGCTTCGAGGGGTCCCTGGACATGCCGAAGTCCTTCAAGGTCACCCCGCTGCCGCAGGACGGCATGCGGTCCGCGGCGACCAGGGTCCGGGTGGAGACGGAGAAGGGCTCCGCCACCAGCTATCTCGAACCCGACGGCACGACCCAGTCCGTCAAGGCGCCTGCCGGGGCGACGAGTTGGATGAAGCTGACGATCGTCGGCTCCACCGCGCGGCGCGCCGGACTCACCGGCGCGGGCTTCTCCGAGATCGCCCTCCCGGACGTCCAGGTCACCCGCCTGCTGAAGCTCCCGACCGACGCCGCCGGCTCGGACACCGCCGCCGAGATCGTCTCCCTGCACCGCACCACCGACCCCACCGGCCTCGCCCCCACGGGCACGGAAGCGGGCCTGCACCGCACCTTCTCCACCTCGACGGCGGGATCGTACGAGGTGAACGCGAGCGCCGTCGCGATCACCGGCGACGCACTCGACAAGCTCCTGTACGACGTCTCGCCCCAACAGTCGAACCGGATCGTCGCGACGGCCGACTCCACGACGGCCCTCGGCCCCGGCCTCGACGCCCGCAACCTCACGGACGGCAACCTGACCACGGCCTGGATCGCCGGGGACAGGCCGACGATCCATCTGAGCTGGCCCGACAAGAAGCCCGTCTCGTCCATGGTCCTGGCCGCGGCCGGCGGCCTCTCCACCCGCCCGACGAAGATCGAGATCCGCTCCCCGGACGGGGACACCGTGGCCGGCGTCGACGAGAACGGCTGGGCCCGCTTCGACCCGATCACCACGAACCAGCTCGACATCACCGTCACCGAGACCGCGCCCCTGACGCTCCACAACCCGGTCGCGGGCGCCGATCTGCAACTGCCGGTCGGGCTGACGGAGGTGTACCTCCCGGCCCTCGCCGAGTACCGCACCACGCAGGCCGTGGAGACACAGGAGTTCTCGCTCGCCTGCGGGAAGGGACCGACGCTCGCGGTCGACGGGAAGCTGTACGAGACGAGCGCGAAGGGCACGGTGGGGGATCTCACCGAACGGCGGCCGGTCCAGCTGACGTTGTGCCAAGAGGGCTCCTCGAAGCCCGTGTTGGACCTCGGATCCGGCTCGCACCGGGTCGAGGCGGGAGACGCCGGGCCCCTCGCGGTCACGGACGTCACCCTCACCCGTGGCACCGTCGAGGCCGCCGCCGGTGCCGGGCGCGAACTGCGGATCGTGGACTGGCTGGGCGACCGCCGCGAGGTGAAGGTCGGCTCCGGCGCCGCCTCGTACCTCACGACGTACGAGAACTACAACGACGGCTGGCAGGCCACGCTGGGCGGCAAGAAGCTGACGCCCCTGCGGCTCGACGGCTGGCAGCAGGGCTGGCAGATCCCGGCCGGGGCGGGCGGCACGGTCAAGCTGTCGTACGAGCCCTCGACGACGTACGAGGCCGGGCTGATCGGCGGCGGGGTCGGTGTGGCGGCTCTCGCGGGGCTCGTGCTGTGGCGCCGCCGCGAGGCCAACACCGACGAACCGCAGCCGGCGGCGCCGGACGCCGGGCTCTGGCTCGGCACGGTGGCGCTCACGCTGGTGGGCGTGGTCATCGCGGGACCGTTCGCGCTGCTGGTCCCCGCGCTGGCGCTGCTCGCGTGGAAACGGCACGCGCTCCTCGTACCGATCGCGTTCCTCGCGCTCACCGGGGCGGGGATCGCCGCCGCCACGGGCGCCGGGTCGCCACCGGGCGCGAGCGAGGGCGCGTTCGGGCCCGCGGCGCAGTTGCTGGCGTTGATCGGGTTGTTCGCCGCGTTGGTGAGCGTCCAGGAGCCCTCCGGAGCGACACCCCGGGGCTCCCGCCCGGTCCTCCCGCCCGGCCCGCCCCCGGGCTCCGAGGCCCCGACGGCACCGCTCCCCCGACGCCGCCGCGGCGAGAACGGCGGCCCCGGGACGGTGGAGGAGAAGCCCGACCCGGAAACCACGTCCCCCGGGGAGAAACCCGGCACGCAGACCAAGTCGCTCGGAGAGACACCGGCTCGCGGACCCGGGCGGGGCGCCACGCAAGCCGGAGCCGAGGCCCCGGCCCCCGGCCCCGACCGTGCCTCCAGCCCGACCATCTCCGCACGCGGCCCGGGTTCCGCCCCGGCCGTACGCAGCCCAGGTTCCGCCCCGGCCGTACGCGGCCCGGATTCCGCTCCGCGCGAGGCGGGCGCGGGTGACACGAGTGCGGGCGAGGCGGACGCGCGCGAGGTCGAGCCACCCACCGCACGGATCGCCTTCCGCAAGGCGGGGAACCCGGCGGACGACGACACGGGAAGGGACGAACCCCGATGA
- a CDS encoding SMP-30/gluconolactonase/LRE family protein, whose protein sequence is MTATTGKTGNAAFDVAVRAEAALGEGPSWDPDAQRLIWVDILGSRVHTYDPVSGRRTVMVTEQHVGAAKPRAGGGLVVNLRDGVATYGGAEGFRWLHRDPVPGRRANDAAVAPDGSLLFGTMRYDEAPGGGTLSRITADGAVTAILDDVAVSNGTGWGPDGRLMYYIDSPTRRVDVFDVGDGQLPLNRRPLAVIEEGAGWPDGLTVDAEGCVWVALWDGGAVRRYTPDGELDRVVELPVPRPTACAFGGADLTDLYITTARTGLEAPHPLSGSVLVVPGAGKGLPQPPFAG, encoded by the coding sequence ATGACCGCGACGACCGGCAAAACGGGCAACGCGGCCTTCGACGTCGCGGTGCGCGCCGAGGCGGCCCTCGGCGAGGGCCCGAGCTGGGATCCGGACGCGCAGCGGCTGATCTGGGTGGACATCCTCGGCTCCCGGGTCCACACGTACGACCCCGTCTCCGGGCGCCGCACGGTCATGGTCACCGAGCAGCACGTGGGCGCCGCCAAGCCCCGCGCGGGCGGCGGCCTGGTCGTCAATCTGCGGGACGGCGTGGCGACGTACGGCGGCGCCGAGGGCTTCCGGTGGCTGCACCGCGACCCCGTCCCCGGCCGCCGCGCGAACGACGCCGCGGTCGCCCCCGACGGCTCGCTGCTCTTCGGCACCATGCGCTACGACGAAGCCCCGGGCGGCGGCACCCTGTCCCGGATCACCGCCGACGGCGCGGTCACCGCGATCCTCGACGACGTCGCCGTCAGCAACGGCACGGGCTGGGGCCCGGACGGCCGGCTGATGTACTACATCGACTCCCCGACCCGCCGCGTCGACGTCTTCGACGTGGGTGACGGTCAACTCCCCCTCAACAGGCGTCCGTTGGCTGTGATCGAAGAGGGTGCGGGCTGGCCCGACGGGCTCACCGTCGACGCCGAGGGCTGTGTGTGGGTGGCCCTCTGGGACGGCGGAGCGGTCCGCCGCTACACACCGGACGGCGAGCTGGACCGGGTCGTGGAACTTCCCGTCCCCCGCCCCACCGCCTGCGCCTTCGGCGGCGCGGACCTGACCGACCTGTACATCACCACGGCGCGTACGGGCCTGGAGGCGCCGCATCCGCTCTCCGGCTCGGTGCTCGTCGTCCCCGGCGCGGGGAAGGGCCTGCCGCAGCCGCCGTTCGCCGGCTGA
- a CDS encoding helix-turn-helix domain-containing protein, producing the protein MRSAWHDVPRAQVRQFAAIALGEAPDLAEEILREIRREYPNLPLVLDDSGEPMALVGIRRAIEVFVQHLETAEGRPRVHPEVFQEFGRGEGLHGRSLDSLQAIYRLGVRLAWRRFAEIGQRVEIPPPAMYELVDAGYEYLDGLVDQSVRGYAEAAARQAGERLRLQRRLMELLLAEHHHRGDPAEALVERAARIGWPLPDKVAVGVLLRPAREAVAPAVGQGVLLDMEYEQPRMVVPEPDAAGRPELLHRALTGWSGAIGPPVPLADAAKSLRWADAAVRLMERRLLPGGEVLHCTEHTEALVLLQPEELIDDLALRCLAPLAHCGPTHGRRLAETLLAWLETRGGAPEVAARLGVHPQTVRYRLRQIRELWGDEIDDPDRRFELELVLRAQRLRGELGDPRPRR; encoded by the coding sequence ATGCGCTCGGCCTGGCATGACGTTCCCCGCGCCCAGGTGCGGCAGTTCGCGGCGATCGCCCTGGGCGAGGCGCCGGATCTCGCCGAGGAGATCCTCCGGGAGATCCGCCGCGAGTACCCGAACCTGCCCCTCGTCCTCGACGACTCCGGCGAGCCGATGGCCCTCGTCGGCATCCGCCGGGCCATCGAGGTCTTCGTACAGCACCTGGAGACGGCGGAGGGCAGGCCCCGCGTCCACCCCGAGGTCTTCCAGGAGTTCGGCCGCGGCGAGGGACTGCACGGCCGCAGCCTCGACTCACTTCAGGCGATCTACCGGCTGGGCGTACGCCTCGCCTGGCGCCGGTTCGCGGAGATCGGACAACGGGTCGAGATCCCGCCACCGGCGATGTACGAGCTCGTCGACGCGGGATACGAGTACCTGGACGGTCTGGTGGACCAGTCCGTACGGGGTTACGCCGAGGCCGCGGCCCGGCAGGCGGGGGAGCGCCTCCGCCTCCAGCGCCGGCTGATGGAGCTGCTGCTCGCCGAGCACCACCACCGGGGAGATCCCGCCGAGGCGCTCGTCGAGCGGGCCGCGCGGATCGGCTGGCCACTGCCGGACAAAGTCGCCGTCGGGGTGCTGCTGAGGCCGGCGCGGGAGGCCGTGGCGCCCGCCGTCGGGCAGGGGGTGTTGCTCGACATGGAGTACGAGCAGCCGCGGATGGTCGTGCCCGAGCCGGACGCCGCCGGGCGGCCGGAGCTGCTGCACCGGGCGCTCACCGGCTGGTCCGGGGCGATCGGGCCGCCGGTGCCGCTGGCCGACGCGGCGAAGTCGCTGCGCTGGGCGGATGCGGCGGTACGGCTGATGGAGCGGCGGCTGCTGCCCGGCGGGGAGGTGCTCCACTGCACCGAGCACACCGAGGCCCTGGTGCTCCTCCAGCCCGAGGAGCTGATCGACGACCTCGCCCTGCGTTGCCTGGCGCCGCTCGCGCACTGCGGGCCGACGCACGGCCGGCGTCTCGCGGAGACGCTGCTGGCGTGGCTGGAGACGCGCGGAGGTGCGCCGGAGGTTGCCGCGCGGCTCGGTGTCCACCCCCAGACCGTCCGCTACCGCCTCCGCCAGATCAGGGAGCTGTGGGGTGACGAGATCGACGACCCGGACCGGCGGTTCGAACTGGAGCTGGTACTCCGCGCGCAGCGTCTGCGCGGTGAGCTGGGTGATCCCCGCCCCCGCCGCTGA